DNA from Prunus persica cultivar Lovell chromosome G6, Prunus_persica_NCBIv2, whole genome shotgun sequence:
CAGGTTTCCATTCGTCAAATAGtcgatgatggggtcttgccaACTGGGGCCCTCGTCAATCTGCATGGTATCGATTAGCTCCATTTCTTCAATGCTTGGTCGGTCAAGGTGTTCGACCGGGATAGAGCGTTTGAACTGGGTATCCAGCGCTGATCCTAGGCTTGCCAGTGCGTCTGCATGAGCGTTCTCTGCCCGGGgcacttgttggatggtgaagATGGGAAACGCCTTCAACAGCTCTTGGATTTTGTCAAGGTACAAGATCATCCTTAGGTGCTTTGCCATGTACTCACCTGAGGCTTGATTCGTGAGCAATTGTAagtctgagtagatggctaGCTTTTTTATTGCAAGCTCTTTTGCCAAGCGTAGGCCGGCTAGCAATGCCTCGTATTCTGCCTCGTTGTTCGAGGCCGGGAAGCCAAGCGTAATAGCTTGCTCCAACAGGGTTCCATCTGGAGTGGTGATGACGACCCCTGCTCCAACTCCTTTTTGGTTCGACGCTCCGTCTACGCGCAACTGCCACATGTCTCTGGGTTGGCTAGGTTCTACGGAGGTCCCGTCTGGTTTtgaactttccttcttttggttGACCAACTTCTCTTTTTCGGCTGATGGGGTGAATTCTACAACGAAGTCTGCTAAAGCCTGGGCTTTTGTTGCAGTTTTTGGCTGATAGAGGAGGTCATATTGGCTTAGCTCTATGGCCCACttcatgagtcgctgagaagcATCAAGGCTGTGGACgattgatctcaaaggaaagtcgGTCATGACGATGACTCGATGAGCTTGGTAGTAGGGTCGCAACTTTCTCACAGAAACTACAAGAGCCAAAATAAGTTTCTCCAATTTTGGgtagcgagtctctgcatcgaTGAGAGCTTTTGACGTGTAGAATACTGGATGTTGGGCCCCCAgctcttctcggatgagagctgaACTGATAGCTGAGTTGGACACTGCCAGGTATACGAACAAGTCCTCACCAGGGACTGGCTTTGAGAGCAGAGGAGGTGAGGTGAGGTAAGTCTTCAGACTCTGgaaagctacttcgcactcctcgtcccatttgtttttttgtcctTACTTCAAAACTTTGAAGAATGGTCTGCACTTGTCAGTTGATCtcgagaggaatcggttgagggcCACTGCTTTGCCCgtcagactttgtatttccttcaccGTGGAGGGAGATTTCATCTCGAGAATAGCTTTGATTTGACGTGGGTGTGCCTCGATACCTCGTTGCGTGACTAGGTATCCCAAGAATCGGCCGGAGGATACACCAAATGTGCATTTACTTGGATTCAACTTCATGCGATACTGGCGGAGCAAGCTGAATGACTCAACAAGATTTCCAATGTGATCTGCACATTTTGGGgctttgactagcatgtcatccacgtagacctccatagtTTTGCCGATTTGCTTCTTGAAGATTTTATTTACGAGCCTTTGATAGGTTGCTCCggcgttcttcagcccaaagggcatgaccttgtagcagtaggtccctctctcgatgatgaaagaagtTTTCGCCTTGTCATCCTCGTGCATCAGGATTTGGTTATAGCCggagtaggcgtccatgaagctgagcagttGATTGCCAGAAGTGGAATCCACGAGTTGGTCGATTCTCGGCAAtggaaagttgtctttagggcatgccttgttgaggTCTGTGTAATCGACGCAAACTCtccatttgcccttttttttgttttgccaccAAAACAACGTTGGCAAGCCATTCTGAGTAGGAGACCTCTTCGATGAAGCCGGCAGCTAGGAGCATGTCAATCTCGGCTTCGATGATAAGCATGTCTGACTGCGACCATgcgaacatgtctttgttgcTCTGGAGGAATGTGGTAAGCTCCACCTTCTCTTCTGGGCTTAAGCGCGAGCCGATCCGCGCTTTCCTGTCTGGCTGGTCAGGATCCAAGGGTATTCACTCGACGTCCTCCTCGGgtttccatccttcttcaggAAAGACCTCTAGGCGGATCTCCTCGGCTTGGTCCTAACGCTTTGATTGCTATAAGATAACAAGATTCGGTTGCTCAACCTCCTCCAGATCTGCCTGGCTCACAGGGAGAAACTGCGCTTGTTTGCCTTTCTTAAGCCCTTGGGCGGAGCATTTCCTCGTCATTGCTTGATCACTGTTGATTTGGCCGACACCACCCTCAGGAATTGGGTAACAAATTTTCTGATGTGTGGCGGAGGTGATGGCATTGATCTTGCCAATCCATGGTCTGCCGAGGATGCCGTTGTAGGGTAAGACCTCATTAATGACCATGAATGTTTGCAAGCTGATCACAGGTGGGAAGTAAACGTCAAGGTCTATCGTGCCCACAGTAATCGTTGTTGCACCATTAAAGCCAGTCAGCGATTTGGCTAACTTGTTGATCTTTATCTCCAAGCCCATCTGTTGGATGACCGCTAGCTGTAGGATATTGGCTGCGCTGCCCTCATCTGCATGGATTCGGTCGACCATGGCCCGAGcgatttgaatgctgatgacaaGGGCGTCGTTATGCAGCGTGTCGAGGCCGatcagatctttcttttggaagccgATCATAGGATCGTCTCCTGCTAGTGGAAGGTCGGTCGAGACTTGGGAGATCACAGTGgcctgtttgatcttcctcttcttttccttgctgGTCAGCCCAGACTCCTCGGAGtcggctaggattgtgttaatccttatgacctttTGAGGCGGCTCCTTGGCGGTGTCTCGATCTTCAATCCGTTGGATGGCCTGCTTCGCAACGAATTCAGTGCAGTGGCCTTCTCTCACGAGTTCTTCAAGATGCGCTTTCCAAGCGAAGCAGTTGTTCGTAGTGTGTCCGTGCGTTCCATGGAAGGCACAGTATTTGCTAGTGTCCCTCTTGTCCGGATCTCCCTTCAAGGGTGGTGGTCTTCTTACCCAAGGTTTGTTCTTCACTTGGGCCAAGatttgatgtatggggatggtgaacttggtgtagttctcTCCTGCCGTAGCCTCCCCTTGTGGGTGCGACCTGCGCTTGTCTTTGCTTCGGTTGTTAAATCCGTCGCCTCTTTGGCCTGCCCGCTTAGTTGGCTGATCTTCCTGCTTTGTAGACTTCTTTGCGGCGATTCGATCATCATCCCAGAGCGCGTAGCGTTTCGCAGTCGCGTAGACCTCTACCAGAGTCTGGCTGGGAGTGATAGTCAGCTCGCGGTACAAGTCGTGCTCAGCTGGAAGACCTTTC
Protein-coding regions in this window:
- the LOC109949714 gene encoding uncharacterized protein LOC109949714, with amino-acid sequence MCAEDVEKLVNDRLRDLKTGGNFEDSLRKEMDQADDALMCKVFTITLRGAAQDRFHTLPSRSISSFKELAYVFTKKYTSYRTIKKNPDHLYNLRKMSDESFRDYIKRFKAEKANIVGCDDQIASSAFKKGLPAEHDLYRELTITPSQTLVEVYATAKRYALWDDDRIAAKKSTKQEDQPTKRAGQRGDGFNNRSKDKRRSHPQGEATAGENYTKFTIPIHQILAQVKNKPWVRRPPPLKGDPDKRDTSKYCAFHGTHGHTTNNCFAWKAHLEELVREGHCTEFVAKQAIQRIEDRDTAKEPPQKVIRINTILADSEESGLTSKEKKRKIKQATVISQVSTDLPLAGDDPMIGFQKKDLIGLDTLHNDALVISIQIARAMVDRIHADEGSAANILQLAVIQQMGLEIKINKLAKSLTGFNGATTITVGTIDLDVYFPPVISLQTFMVINEVLPYNGILGRPWIGKINAITSATHQKICYPIPEGGVGQINSDQAMTRKCSAQGLKKGKQAQFLPVSQADLEEVEQPNLVIL